Below is a genomic region from Paraburkholderia phenazinium.
CTCGTACAGACTCGCATGAATGATCTGTTGCGCTCGTTCGGACGCGCGCTCGCAAGTGCGCTCCACCCGCGCATGCTCTGGCTGACCTTCCTGCCGTTTTTTGCGGCGACGGTCGTATGGGGCGTGATTTTGTGGTTTTCCTGGCAGACGCTGACTGGCGCCACACGCGTCTGGCTGGAGGGCTGGTCTTTCACGACCACCCTTTACCGCATGTTCGACTGGGTCGGTTTTTCCGCGCTGCATGCAGCGCTCGCGCCTTTCATCGTGCTGGCGATGGCGATTCCGCTGATCGTCGTGACGATCCTGCTGCTGATCGCCACGCTGTCGATGCCCGGCGTCATCCGCCATCTGTCGGCACGGCAGTTTGCGGGCCTTGAAATGCGGCGCGGCGGAACGTGGTACGGTAGTCTCATGCACGCGGTATGGACGACGCTGGTTTGTCTCGTGTTGCTGGTCATCACCTTGCCGCTGTGGCTGATTCCACCGTTTTTCGCGCTGATTCCGCCGTTACTGTGGGGTTGGCTTACCTATCGCGTCATGACCTACGACGCGTTGGCCTTGCACGCGAGCCGCGACGAACGGCGTGCGCTGGTGCGACGCTACCGTCTGCCGTTGCTGCTGATTGGCGTGGCGAGCGGTCTGCTCGGCTCGCTGCCGACGCTGATATGGGCTTCGTCGGTTTGGCTGATTGTGCTGTTCCCGGTAATCACGGCGGTGACGATCTGGATCTATGCGTTCATCCTCGTGTTTTCGGCGCTATGGTTCGGTTATTACTGTCTGCGTGCGTTGCAGCGCATGCGCGCGGAAGAGCAGGGCGCGCGTCACGCGGCGCCGGTGGTTCCCTATTGAATCTATTTGAGAGGCCGCAATGGCATTTGGCGTCATCATCATCGGCGACGAAATCCTGTCGGGCAGGCGGGTCGACAAACACCTGCCGAAGGTCATCGAACTGCTGACCGCGCGCGGTCTGTCGCTTGGCTGGGCAGAGTACATCGGCGACGAGCCTGAGCGGATCACGGCCACGCTGCGGCGCAGTTTCGCCTCGGGCGACATCGTGTTCTCGACGGGCGGCATCGGCGCGACGCCCGACGATCACACACGTCAGTGCGCGGCCGCTGCGCTAGGTGTGCCGCTCGCGCTGCATCCGGAGGCGGCCGAACTGATCCGCGAGCGGATTCGCGACACCCATCCGGCCAATTCGCCTAATCCTGTGGATCTCGAGTCGCCGGAGAACCGCCATCGCCTCAACATGGGCACGTATCCGCAGGGCGCGTCGATCATCCCGAACGGCTACAACAAGATTCCTGGCTTTTCGGTGGGCGACCATCACTTCGTGCCGGGCTTCCCGGTGATGGCGTGGCCGATGATCGAATGGGTGCTGGATACGAAGTACGCGCATCTGCATCACGCCATGCCGCACGCGGAAAAGTCCTTGCTGGTGTTCGAGTTGCCGGAATCGACGCTCACGCCGCTGATGGAGAAGATCGAACATGATTTCCCAGGCGTGCGCGTGTTCAGTCTGCCGAGCGTCGGCGATGCCGAGCGCGGCGGCATCTATGCGCGGCGCCATATCGATCTCGGCGTGAAGGGCGAGCCGGAGGCCGTGGCCGCAGCGTTCGTGAAGCTGCGCGAAGGCGTGCATCTGCTGGGTGGAGATATCGTCGAGCCGGAAGCGGCGGCAGCGGCTGCCGCGGGGAAGTCGCGCAGTTAAGGGGCGGCTCAGTCCGGGCTGCTGTGCTGCACAACCGCCGCGTGAGCAGATCCGGGCACAGCGCGCAGTCCGCGACGCACGGCACTTACCGTGCGTATGCCGCTTCGCCGCGCCTACATCGTGCGCGCCGTGCGGACCCACCTGGCCGGGGTGCGCCGCATCCCTATCCGATAAACTACGCGCCGCCGCGTAACCCAGATCCGCCTCTCCAGTAACGCCACGGGAATAGCCGCTGCTTAATACGGATTTCCGTCAATTCGATTTATTCGCCGCATTGCATCATTTCCAGGTGCTCGTTAAATAGAATGCTTTCTGCATAAACTCCGTTAGTACCTGTCAATGCTGCGTATTCAATTAACCGGATTAATGAGTATTTCGTAAGCCTTTTATTTTGTTTACTAAATTCCAATAAACATCAACCAGCCATGGATAATCAGTTGACGCCATTCGAATCCCTCGGATAGCATGGCTTTCAGTCATTCGGTCCATTGTCAAATGTACGATTCGGATAACTAAACAAAAGTAGAAAATACTCAACAATACTCAGGAGATAGCCATGATAGATTTACGCCGTCTAACGGCCGCTTTGATCATCATTGGTTCTTTGACGGGTTGTGGAGGAGATAGTCCGGGCAGTCAGTCTGCTGGCGTGGCGGCGGACCAGCTTCATGGGACGTCCCAGATTGACGCAAACGCCGGTTCCAGCAATTCAAGTCCAACCGCTGCAAACGATGCCGCGCAAACACCCGTAGCCGATCACAGCACCCTGCGGTTGACCCAGTACGTCAATCCGCTCATCGGCACGTTGGCCAGTAACTCTCCGAATCCGGTGCCCGCAGGCCAGGCCGGCAGCGTGGTGCCCGCAGCGGGCCTGCCGAACGGCATGGTGCAATGGGCTCCTGACACGAACACCACTTCCGCTCCGTCGAACAGCGCGGAGCCCGGCTCTCCGGCCGGTTACTACTACGACATCGGTTCGATCCAGAGTTTCAGCCTCACGCATATGAGCGGCGCGGGTTGCTCCGGCAACGACGGCGAATTCCCAGTCATGCCGACGCTCGATGCCACCAAACCGCTCGCGCAGACCTTTAGCCATGCCAACGAGAAGTCGGTGGCAGGCGCTTATTCCGTGCTGCTCGACAACCAGGTCAAGGTCGAGTTGACGGCGACGCTGCGCACGGGCTTCGGCCGCTTCACCTATCCCGATCAGCAGCCGTCGACGCTCGTGCTCAACACGACCTACACGAATACGGAAACGAGCGTGGCCGGCTCCGTCACCCAGGTGGACGCCAGGACGATTTCCGGCAGCACCACCGGCGGCCATTTTTGCGGCAATGCAACGAATGTTCCGGTGTACTTTTATGCGGAGTTTAATCGCCCCTTTGCAACCACATCTTCCTTTACCAATGGCGTCGCTACAATGAATTTCGGTAAAGGCGGGACTGTTCTGATGAAAATCGGTATTTCATACGTCAGCGTCGCCAATGCCCGAAACAATCTTGAGAAGGAAAATCCGCTCTGGGATTTTGACGGTGTGAAGGCAGTGGCCGATGCAATATGGAATCAGCGCCTCAATACCATTCAGGTGAGTAGCCGCGATACCACCGCGCTGACCAAGTTTTATACGGCGTTCTACCACGCGTCATGGGCGCCGAGCGTATTCAGCGATATTAATGGTCAATACATCGGCTTCGACCAGAAAGTCCACACGGTCAGCGCCGGCCATGCCGCGCAGTACACCGCATTTTCGGGCTGGGACATCTACCGCTCGCTGATTCCGCTTAAAGCCACGCTGTTTCCGCAGGAGACCAGCGACATGGCGCAGTCGCTCGTCAACGATGCCGACCAGTGCGGCGCGATCCCGCACTGGGTCAACGACAACGTCGAAGACGGCGTGATGCCGGGCGATGCCGGTTCGATAATCGTGGCGGGCGCGTACGCCTTCGGCGCGCGCTCGTTCGATACCTCGTCCGCCCTGAGCCATATGATCCAGATGGCCAACATCCCAGGCACCGCGTGCAACGGTGTGACGACGAATGGCGGCCGTGCCAGTTATCTGCAGTTCGGCTATATCACAAGCGGCGAATGGGGGCAGGCATCGTCGACGCTGGAGTACGGCAGCAGCGATTTCGCCATTTCGCAGTTCGCCGGCGAACTGGGCAATACCAACGTCCAGAAGATGTTGCGCAGCCGTTCGGCCTACTGGCAGAACGTGCTCAACACGTCATTGACGCCGCCGCTGAATTCCGGACGCAATTCGGACGGCAGCTGGATTCCGGAGACGCCGAGCAGCACCGACAACTACGTGGAAGGCAACGCGGAGCAGTACACGTGGATGGTGCCGTTCAACCCGACTGGACTGTTTGCCGAACTGGGCGGAAACGCGACGGTGGTATCGCGGCTGAACACATTCTTCACGGTCTTGAACGCGGGGACGAGCCTGCCCAATTTCTATATGGGCAACGAACCGACCTTCGAGGTGCCCTGGCTGTATAACTGGGCGGGTTCGCCGTCGGGCACACAGAATGTCGTCCAGCAGATCATGGCGAGCGCTTTCAGCACCGCCCCGAACGGCTTGCCGGGCAATGACGATCTGGGCGCCGTGTCGGGATGGTACGTGTGGGGTGCACTGGGTCTCTATCCGGAGATTCCAGGTGTCGGCGGCTTTGCGATCGGCAGCCCGCAGTTCTCGTCGATTACCGTTCACCTCGGCAACGGCAAGACGCTGCGCATCAATGCACCTGGCGCACCCGATGCGAAGTACGTGCAAAGCCTGACGGTCAATGGCGCTGCCCACAAGAGTCCGTGGCTCGACGTCGACGCGCTGGCCAACGGCGCGACGCTGAACTTCGCAATGGGTTCGTCGCCTTCGCAGTGGGGCACGGACCCTGCCGACACGCCTCCGTCTTATGGCGTGCCGGTCGCGCGTAACGTGGCGGATGCTTTCAACAACCACGGCATCAGCACGGACGGCAGCACTGATACGGATGGCCTCGGCGCGGACTTCGACGGCTCGCTCTACAGCTACTCGTCGCAGGCGTTGACGACGGCGGGCGCGGCGCCCGGCAAACCGTTTGTCTTCGATGGCGCGAGTTTCATCCTGTCCGGCGGCCCGCTGGATAACGCCGTGGCGGTTGGGCAGACCATCGCCATGCCGTCTGGCACGCGAGGCCGTACGCTGGTTCTGCTGGGATCGGCCAACAACGGACCGGGCTCGGGTGCCGCACTCGTGACCTACACCGACGGCACGACCACGCCGTTCACGCTCGCCTTCGACGACTGGACGCTCAATGGCGGTGGCGCGGCACCGGTGGACCCCATTGCGTTGACGACGACGTACCGCAATGCAGGCGACGGCACCAACAACGCTGTCAAGACCTATCTGTTTGCGCAGACGGTGCCGCTGACACCGGGCAAGCAGGTGGCGAGCGTCACCTTGCCGAGGCAGGTGAGCGAGGGCAAGTTGCACGTCTTCG
It encodes:
- a CDS encoding GH92 family glycosyl hydrolase, with the protein product MIDLRRLTAALIIIGSLTGCGGDSPGSQSAGVAADQLHGTSQIDANAGSSNSSPTAANDAAQTPVADHSTLRLTQYVNPLIGTLASNSPNPVPAGQAGSVVPAAGLPNGMVQWAPDTNTTSAPSNSAEPGSPAGYYYDIGSIQSFSLTHMSGAGCSGNDGEFPVMPTLDATKPLAQTFSHANEKSVAGAYSVLLDNQVKVELTATLRTGFGRFTYPDQQPSTLVLNTTYTNTETSVAGSVTQVDARTISGSTTGGHFCGNATNVPVYFYAEFNRPFATTSSFTNGVATMNFGKGGTVLMKIGISYVSVANARNNLEKENPLWDFDGVKAVADAIWNQRLNTIQVSSRDTTALTKFYTAFYHASWAPSVFSDINGQYIGFDQKVHTVSAGHAAQYTAFSGWDIYRSLIPLKATLFPQETSDMAQSLVNDADQCGAIPHWVNDNVEDGVMPGDAGSIIVAGAYAFGARSFDTSSALSHMIQMANIPGTACNGVTTNGGRASYLQFGYITSGEWGQASSTLEYGSSDFAISQFAGELGNTNVQKMLRSRSAYWQNVLNTSLTPPLNSGRNSDGSWIPETPSSTDNYVEGNAEQYTWMVPFNPTGLFAELGGNATVVSRLNTFFTVLNAGTSLPNFYMGNEPTFEVPWLYNWAGSPSGTQNVVQQIMASAFSTAPNGLPGNDDLGAVSGWYVWGALGLYPEIPGVGGFAIGSPQFSSITVHLGNGKTLRINAPGAPDAKYVQSLTVNGAAHKSPWLDVDALANGATLNFAMGSSPSQWGTDPADTPPSYGVPVARNVADAFNNHGISTDGSTDTDGLGADFDGSLYSYSSQALTTAGAAPGKPFVFDGASFILSGGPLDNAVAVGQTIAMPSGTRGRTLVLLGSANNGPGSGAALVTYTDGTTTPFTLAFDDWTLNGGGAAPVDPIALTTTYRNAGDGTNNAVKTYLFAQTVPLTPGKQVASVTLPRQVSEGKLHVFGIAAAP
- a CDS encoding EI24 domain-containing protein; its protein translation is MNDLLRSFGRALASALHPRMLWLTFLPFFAATVVWGVILWFSWQTLTGATRVWLEGWSFTTTLYRMFDWVGFSALHAALAPFIVLAMAIPLIVVTILLLIATLSMPGVIRHLSARQFAGLEMRRGGTWYGSLMHAVWTTLVCLVLLVITLPLWLIPPFFALIPPLLWGWLTYRVMTYDALALHASRDERRALVRRYRLPLLLIGVASGLLGSLPTLIWASSVWLIVLFPVITAVTIWIYAFILVFSALWFGYYCLRALQRMRAEEQGARHAAPVVPY
- a CDS encoding competence/damage-inducible protein A, encoding MAFGVIIIGDEILSGRRVDKHLPKVIELLTARGLSLGWAEYIGDEPERITATLRRSFASGDIVFSTGGIGATPDDHTRQCAAAALGVPLALHPEAAELIRERIRDTHPANSPNPVDLESPENRHRLNMGTYPQGASIIPNGYNKIPGFSVGDHHFVPGFPVMAWPMIEWVLDTKYAHLHHAMPHAEKSLLVFELPESTLTPLMEKIEHDFPGVRVFSLPSVGDAERGGIYARRHIDLGVKGEPEAVAAAFVKLREGVHLLGGDIVEPEAAAAAAAGKSRS